The Chryseobacterium aureum genome contains a region encoding:
- the amaB gene encoding L-piperidine-6-carboxylate dehydrogenase: MSKKVKDFGIEKTLRNLGIKEENKGTSVGGKYFASGKVIESISPVDGKLIAKVKTSGESDYDKVIETAQKAFQEFRLIPAPKRGEIVRQLGLKLREYKEDLGKLVSYEMGKSLQEGLGEVQEMIDICDFAVGLSRQLQGYTMHSERPGHRMYEQYHPLGVVGVITAFNFPVAVWSWNTALAWICGNVTIWKPSEKTPLCAIACQNIMMEVIKENNLPEGVSSVLVSDHEIGQKLVDDKRVALVSFTGSTRVGRMVSSKVAERFGKSILELGGNNAIIITKEADIDMSIIGAVFGAVGTAGQRCTSTRRLIIHESVYDEVKTRLVKAYGQLKIGNPLDEKNHVGPLIDTDAVNQYEEAIKKCKKEGGKFAVEGGVLTGKEYESGCYVKPCVAEVKNSYEIVQHETFAPILYLIKYKTLEEAIAIQNDVPQGLSSAIMTQNLREAELFLSHAGSDCGIANVNIGTSGAEIGGAFGGEKETGGGRESGSDAWKYYMRRQTNTINYTAQLPLAQGIKFDL; the protein is encoded by the coding sequence ATGTCAAAAAAAGTAAAGGATTTCGGAATTGAAAAAACACTTAGAAATCTTGGTATCAAAGAAGAGAACAAAGGGACTTCAGTGGGCGGAAAATATTTCGCTTCAGGAAAGGTGATAGAAAGCATTTCTCCTGTAGACGGAAAATTGATCGCTAAAGTAAAAACTTCCGGAGAAAGTGATTATGACAAAGTAATTGAAACGGCTCAAAAGGCGTTTCAGGAATTCAGGCTGATTCCGGCTCCCAAAAGAGGAGAGATCGTAAGACAGCTGGGCTTAAAATTAAGAGAATATAAAGAGGATCTAGGTAAACTTGTTTCTTATGAAATGGGTAAATCATTGCAAGAAGGTCTTGGTGAAGTTCAGGAGATGATAGACATCTGTGACTTTGCAGTAGGACTTTCAAGACAGCTTCAGGGGTACACGATGCACTCTGAAAGACCTGGACACAGAATGTATGAGCAATACCATCCGCTGGGAGTAGTAGGGGTTATTACTGCATTCAACTTCCCGGTAGCCGTATGGTCATGGAATACAGCATTGGCGTGGATCTGTGGTAACGTTACCATCTGGAAACCCTCTGAAAAAACACCGCTTTGTGCTATTGCATGCCAGAATATCATGATGGAAGTTATCAAGGAAAACAATCTTCCTGAAGGAGTTTCAAGTGTATTGGTATCAGACCACGAAATCGGACAGAAGCTGGTAGATGATAAAAGAGTAGCGCTTGTATCTTTCACCGGATCTACAAGAGTAGGAAGAATGGTTTCTTCTAAAGTAGCAGAAAGATTCGGGAAATCGATCCTTGAATTAGGTGGAAATAACGCTATCATTATTACCAAAGAAGCTGATATCGATATGTCGATCATCGGAGCAGTTTTCGGAGCGGTAGGAACGGCAGGCCAGCGATGTACTTCTACAAGAAGACTGATCATCCACGAAAGTGTATATGATGAAGTGAAAACAAGACTGGTAAAAGCTTACGGCCAGCTGAAAATCGGAAATCCACTGGACGAGAAAAACCATGTAGGGCCGCTTATTGATACCGATGCCGTAAACCAATACGAAGAAGCCATCAAGAAATGTAAAAAAGAAGGAGGAAAATTCGCTGTTGAAGGCGGGGTTTTAACCGGAAAAGAATATGAATCCGGATGCTATGTTAAACCTTGTGTAGCTGAAGTGAAGAACTCTTACGAGATTGTTCAGCACGAGACTTTTGCACCAATTCTCTATCTGATCAAATACAAAACTTTAGAAGAAGCTATCGCTATTCAGAATGATGTTCCTCAGGGATTGTCTTCAGCGATCATGACCCAGAACTTAAGAGAAGCAGAATTATTCCTTTCTCATGCTGGTTCAGACTGTGGTATTGCCAATGTAAATATCGGAACTTCAGGGGCAGAAATTGGTGGAGCTTTCGGGGGTGAAAAAGAAACCGGAGGAGGAAGAGAATCTGGTTCTGACGCCTGGAAGTACTATATGAGAAGACAAACCAATACTATCAATTACACCGCACAACTTCCTTTAGCACAAGGAATTAAATTTGATTTATAA
- a CDS encoding acyltransferase family protein gives MKFKNDISFLRAFSVVAVMLYHFKFTLFKGGFIGVDIFFVISGYLMTRIILTSFSKDNFKLLDFYGKRIARIFPALLVMIFFFMVVIYFFVPTQFIPYLESSFSSSLFFSNIFYYLNSGYFDASSQLNFLLHTWSLSVEWQFYMFYPLLLLLLKKTYSANFRLFRTIFFSLIVMSFIMMMVHNINDNAFSFFIFYTRAWEMMFGGLAFLYERDTHKLKQKYKNFIVIICILILAVCIYTIESHSTSWPSFLTIIPVASTSLILLLNTDFKFFKNKIVTFLGNISYSLYLWHWPIYVLSLYYGLHERLRYKIIFISLSIIFAIISYYLIEKKNYSKKIGYVLACSVLIFLGSFTLSKINPQLYFSKELGKLVDVAANYKYSKEAINQYFLGTRHLLHNQPFYLYKKNKLEPSKTKKNIILLGDSHAGMFSETVREIVHNYNGNLIQITADATFPEPNTKSSYAGPQDLMNYFFSYYFPKNNENIDLVVISANYQDYYQLDKRMNAVIQYFSLYNTKIIFIGQTMSYDIDFPTSYYLHRENKSSDKAFNTNYILKKRLGYRYIDLLNHPIKQVDKGYPYIYDSNHYTYYGTSQYKKLITHYLYN, from the coding sequence ATGAAATTCAAAAACGACATTTCTTTTCTGCGTGCATTCTCTGTCGTTGCAGTAATGCTGTACCATTTTAAGTTTACATTATTTAAAGGAGGATTTATCGGAGTCGATATTTTTTTTGTTATTTCAGGATACCTGATGACAAGAATCATTTTAACATCCTTCTCAAAAGACAATTTTAAACTACTGGATTTTTATGGCAAACGTATAGCCAGAATATTTCCAGCATTACTGGTGATGATTTTCTTTTTTATGGTGGTGATTTATTTTTTTGTACCTACACAGTTTATTCCCTATTTAGAATCAAGCTTTTCTAGTTCTCTATTTTTTTCAAATATTTTCTATTATTTAAATAGTGGATACTTTGATGCCTCTTCACAATTAAATTTTTTATTGCATACATGGTCTTTATCTGTAGAGTGGCAGTTTTATATGTTTTATCCGCTGCTGCTACTTTTATTAAAAAAAACATATTCTGCAAATTTTAGACTATTCAGAACTATATTTTTCTCATTAATTGTTATGTCTTTCATTATGATGATGGTTCATAATATCAATGATAATGCTTTTTCATTTTTCATTTTCTATACCAGAGCATGGGAAATGATGTTCGGAGGATTAGCTTTTCTTTATGAAAGGGATACTCATAAGCTTAAACAAAAGTATAAAAATTTCATAGTAATCATCTGTATTCTAATTTTAGCAGTCTGCATTTATACCATTGAAAGTCATTCCACAAGCTGGCCGTCTTTTCTCACCATAATCCCAGTCGCTTCCACCAGCTTAATCCTTCTTTTAAATACAGATTTTAAGTTTTTTAAAAATAAAATAGTCACTTTTTTAGGTAATATATCTTATTCATTATATTTATGGCACTGGCCGATTTATGTATTAAGTTTATATTACGGGCTTCATGAAAGATTAAGATACAAGATTATTTTTATTTCTCTATCCATCATTTTTGCCATCATTTCATACTATTTAATAGAAAAGAAAAACTACAGTAAGAAAATCGGCTACGTTTTAGCCTGTTCTGTACTTATTTTCTTAGGATCATTCACTCTTTCAAAAATCAATCCTCAATTATATTTTTCTAAGGAATTAGGCAAACTGGTTGATGTAGCAGCTAACTATAAATATAGCAAGGAAGCCATAAACCAATATTTTTTAGGAACCAGACACCTTCTACATAATCAACCGTTTTATTTGTATAAGAAAAATAAATTAGAACCTTCTAAAACTAAAAAGAACATCATACTGTTAGGCGATAGTCACGCCGGAATGTTTTCTGAAACCGTAAGAGAAATAGTACACAATTATAACGGAAATTTAATTCAAATTACAGCAGATGCAACATTTCCAGAGCCCAACACAAAATCATCCTACGCAGGGCCACAAGATTTAATGAATTACTTTTTCTCTTATTATTTCCCAAAAAACAATGAAAATATTGATCTGGTAGTTATTTCTGCGAATTACCAAGATTATTATCAATTGGACAAAAGGATGAATGCTGTAATACAATATTTTTCCCTATACAACACAAAGATCATCTTTATTGGTCAAACAATGAGTTATGATATTGATTTTCCTACTTCCTATTATCTCCATAGGGAAAATAAAAGTTCAGACAAAGCTTTCAACACCAACTATATACTTAAGAAGAGATTGGGGTACAGATATATTGATTTACTCAATCATCCTATAAAACAAGTTGATAAAGGTTATCCATATATTTATGACAGTAATCACTATACTTATTATGGAACCAGTCAATATAAGAAACTAATTACCCATTATTTATACAATTAA
- a CDS encoding LolA family protein, with protein MKNIISKVILGSFVVGAVGMANAQKIDAKAKKILDDITANYNSKKNSYFKFSFGSGLNGQVTKTEPGIYYAAGEKYKLKIMDTEQIFDGSKIYNINADDMEVTIAKPNGSSTMFSPINYLTTYRNDYNVTYNGKKMVNGVNADFIKLTPVKANGIQFVYLFVDSAKKQMVKLEQHGNNKDVAVIAIKEYKENQELDPNMFVFDKNKYKNYIVTEL; from the coding sequence ATGAAAAATATTATTTCAAAAGTTATATTAGGAAGTTTTGTTGTAGGTGCAGTGGGTATGGCTAATGCTCAGAAGATTGATGCTAAAGCTAAAAAGATATTGGATGATATTACAGCCAACTATAATTCTAAAAAGAATTCTTATTTCAAATTTTCTTTTGGAAGCGGACTGAACGGGCAGGTTACGAAAACCGAACCAGGTATTTATTACGCTGCCGGAGAGAAGTATAAGCTGAAGATCATGGACACTGAACAGATCTTTGACGGAAGCAAAATCTACAATATCAACGCTGATGATATGGAAGTGACTATTGCCAAGCCAAACGGAAGCAGCACCATGTTCTCCCCTATCAATTACCTTACTACTTACAGAAACGATTATAATGTAACCTATAACGGTAAGAAAATGGTTAACGGTGTGAATGCTGATTTTATTAAGCTCACTCCTGTAAAAGCCAACGGAATACAGTTTGTATATCTTTTTGTAGATTCTGCAAAAAAACAGATGGTAAAGCTGGAACAGCACGGAAACAACAAAGACGTAGCAGTAATCGCTATCAAAGAGTACAAAGAAAATCAGGAGCTGGATCCTAATATGTTTGTTTTTGATAAGAATAAGTATAAAAACTACATCGTTACAGAACTTTAA
- a CDS encoding cysteine hydrolase family protein: MRNTCKTILALGLIFISLITMNAQTKPKMENTALLIIDVQNDYFPGGKMELEKAEEAAGNISKVLEYFRKNNLPVVHIQHISNNGGAAFFLPDTEGAKINAMVLPEGNEKVITKHFPNSFRETDLLHYLQSKKIKNLIITGMMTDVCVEATTRAAFDFGFHNTIIGNATATRNRELNGTIVKAEEVQKSFLAGICALGNLYANVMNAEDFLL, encoded by the coding sequence ATGAGAAATACTTGTAAAACCATTCTGGCCTTAGGGCTGATCTTTATTTCACTGATTACAATGAACGCACAAACAAAACCAAAAATGGAAAACACTGCATTATTAATTATCGACGTACAAAATGATTATTTCCCGGGAGGAAAAATGGAACTGGAAAAAGCTGAAGAGGCAGCCGGAAACATAAGTAAAGTTTTAGAATATTTCAGGAAAAATAATCTTCCGGTAGTTCATATCCAGCATATTTCTAACAACGGAGGGGCTGCTTTCTTTCTTCCAGATACAGAAGGTGCCAAAATTAACGCCATGGTCTTACCGGAAGGGAATGAAAAAGTAATTACCAAACACTTTCCGAACAGCTTCAGGGAGACTGATCTTTTGCATTATTTGCAGTCAAAGAAAATCAAAAACCTCATTATCACAGGGATGATGACGGATGTATGTGTGGAAGCTACCACCAGAGCTGCTTTTGACTTTGGGTTCCACAACACGATTATCGGAAATGCTACGGCAACCAGAAACCGGGAGCTGAACGGTACCATAGTAAAGGCGGAAGAAGTGCAAAAGTCTTTTTTGGCGGGGATATGTGCGCTCGGAAACCTTTATGCCAATGTCATGAATGCGGAAGATTTTTTACTATAA
- a CDS encoding SPFH domain-containing protein, which translates to MEKTLKPMSGYLTLVICLALFVAAVYFFVSGVDQSIAYVVIAMLCFLLSCFFLKGLMIIQPNHSRVLNFFGKYVGSVKENGLFFINPLYSSQKISLRSENLQGQTLKVNDKMGNPIEIAVVIVWKVGDTYKAAFDVERYSDFVKMQSEAAVRHLAMSFPYDNLEDDHAPITLREGGDKINSILEQELTDRLSKAGIIIQEARISHLAYASEIAGAMLQRQQATAIVAARTKIVEGAVGMVDLALKKLSEDNIVELDDERKAAMVSNLMVVLCGEKAATPILNAGTLYN; encoded by the coding sequence ATGGAAAAAACACTAAAACCCATGTCGGGTTATCTTACCCTAGTCATCTGCCTTGCTTTATTTGTGGCAGCCGTTTATTTCTTTGTGAGCGGAGTAGACCAAAGTATTGCTTACGTGGTCATCGCGATGCTCTGCTTCCTTCTTTCATGCTTTTTCTTGAAAGGGTTAATGATTATTCAGCCTAATCACTCAAGAGTATTAAACTTCTTCGGGAAATATGTGGGAAGTGTAAAAGAGAATGGTTTATTCTTCATCAATCCTCTGTATTCATCACAGAAAATATCGTTACGTTCAGAGAATTTACAGGGTCAGACCTTGAAAGTCAATGATAAAATGGGAAACCCTATTGAAATTGCAGTGGTAATCGTATGGAAAGTAGGAGATACTTATAAAGCGGCTTTTGATGTAGAGCGTTATTCAGACTTTGTAAAAATGCAGAGTGAAGCAGCGGTAAGACATCTGGCAATGAGTTTTCCTTATGATAATCTGGAAGATGATCATGCTCCGATTACGTTGAGGGAAGGAGGAGATAAAATCAATTCTATTTTGGAGCAGGAACTTACAGACCGCCTTTCAAAAGCGGGAATTATCATTCAGGAAGCTAGAATTTCCCACCTGGCTTATGCTTCAGAAATTGCGGGGGCAATGCTTCAGAGACAACAGGCTACGGCTATTGTTGCGGCAAGAACCAAAATTGTAGAAGGCGCTGTAGGAATGGTAGACCTTGCACTGAAAAAGCTTTCAGAAGACAATATCGTTGAGCTTGATGATGAAAGAAAAGCCGCAATGGTAAGCAATTTAATGGTAGTTCTTTGCGGCGAAAAAGCGGCAACTCCTATCTTAAATGCAGGAACACTTTACAATTAA
- a CDS encoding FtsK/SpoIIIE family DNA translocase, which yields MDKKTQKKPTEMPEKGRILSKPRIFSGLTFILFSAVMALSFISYLMNWKADQSQAGTMLDKTIKSSNIFGKVGDWLGNIFIFESIGIASFIIAFLFLVVGTLILKKKIFKPWKTIGHSLFFICWLPIFMGALTKGQGVLGGVYGYQIMDYLNSIIGTVGLWTVLAASILLYFILEFNLRPSSIKSKLDKINENTIGKVKSMMPDSNDDFEADEELKEEAEEAEEETPSRVTVTDTSNPSSHIPVNTVKEPEPVSVPKGFPEVPVSTNIETITTPNHTSFEAEPREVSQPVSLNLNTKPTVPVSSPEEAFDIRPSVPSPAVTHTPAGTAQEDIKFNVEVAPVIDVLDDSEKQSQELVEKHGLYDHKLDLAKFQMPPVELLKDYGSEEISINKEELEENKNKIVGLLKNFNVGIAEIKATIGPTVTLYEIVPEAGIRVAAIKKLQDDIALNLSALGIRIIAPMPGKGTIGIEVPRKNPTMVSMRSVIASQKFQNTDMDLPVVFGKTISNEIFMADLSKMPHLLMAGATGQGKSVGINAILTSLLYKKHPSELKFVMVDPKKVELSLYSKIERHYLAKLPDAEEAIITDTNKVINTLNSLCIEMDTRYDLLKNAFCKNLKEYNKKFAERKLNPENGHRYLPYIVLVVDEFADLIMTAGKEVELPIARLAQLARAVGIHLIVATQRPSVNVITGMIKANFPARAAFRVISSVDSRTILDSPGADQLIGKGDMLYFNGNEILRLQCAFVDTPEVERLAEFIGEQKGYASAFLLPEYVSEDSTSTVGAFDPNEKDALFEEAARIIVSTQQGSTSMLQRQLKLGYNRAGRIMDQLEASGIVGGFNGAKAREVIISDLHSLEQFLEDLRN from the coding sequence ATGGACAAAAAGACACAAAAAAAACCGACTGAAATGCCTGAAAAAGGCAGAATTTTATCTAAGCCACGTATTTTTTCCGGGCTTACTTTTATCCTTTTCTCGGCTGTCATGGCACTTTCATTCATTTCCTATTTAATGAACTGGAAAGCAGATCAAAGCCAGGCAGGAACCATGCTGGACAAAACTATAAAATCTTCAAATATCTTTGGTAAGGTAGGTGACTGGCTGGGCAATATTTTCATTTTTGAAAGTATTGGTATTGCCTCATTTATTATTGCCTTTTTATTTCTGGTAGTAGGAACCCTTATTCTTAAGAAGAAAATCTTCAAGCCTTGGAAAACCATTGGCCACTCTTTGTTTTTTATCTGCTGGCTTCCCATTTTTATGGGAGCACTTACCAAAGGACAGGGTGTTTTAGGAGGAGTTTACGGGTATCAGATTATGGATTACCTTAATTCTATCATCGGAACAGTAGGTTTGTGGACTGTTTTAGCGGCGAGCATCCTTTTATATTTTATTCTTGAATTTAATCTCCGTCCAAGTTCTATCAAATCAAAACTGGATAAAATCAATGAAAATACGATTGGAAAAGTAAAATCCATGATGCCGGATTCTAATGATGATTTTGAGGCAGATGAAGAATTGAAAGAAGAAGCAGAGGAAGCGGAAGAAGAGACTCCATCGCGGGTTACGGTAACTGATACCTCCAATCCTTCTTCCCATATTCCAGTTAATACAGTAAAAGAACCGGAGCCGGTAAGTGTTCCCAAAGGATTCCCTGAAGTGCCGGTATCTACGAATATTGAGACCATTACCACTCCTAACCATACTTCTTTTGAAGCGGAACCAAGAGAGGTTTCTCAACCGGTAAGTTTAAATCTGAATACCAAACCAACGGTTCCCGTTTCCAGTCCGGAAGAAGCTTTTGACATCAGACCATCTGTTCCTTCTCCGGCCGTAACCCACACACCGGCAGGAACAGCGCAGGAAGATATCAAATTTAATGTAGAAGTAGCGCCTGTTATTGATGTTCTGGACGATTCTGAGAAGCAGTCACAGGAACTGGTAGAAAAGCATGGCTTGTATGATCATAAGCTTGATCTGGCTAAATTTCAAATGCCGCCTGTAGAATTGCTGAAAGATTATGGTAGTGAAGAAATCTCTATCAACAAAGAAGAATTAGAAGAGAATAAAAATAAGATTGTTGGACTTCTGAAGAACTTCAACGTAGGAATTGCAGAAATCAAGGCAACCATAGGCCCTACAGTTACGCTGTATGAAATTGTTCCGGAAGCAGGAATCAGAGTAGCCGCGATTAAGAAGCTGCAGGATGATATTGCCTTGAACCTTTCCGCGTTAGGAATCAGAATTATTGCTCCAATGCCCGGAAAAGGAACTATTGGTATTGAGGTACCGAGAAAAAATCCTACCATGGTTTCTATGCGTTCTGTAATTGCGTCTCAGAAATTCCAGAATACGGATATGGATCTTCCGGTAGTTTTCGGAAAGACCATTTCCAATGAGATCTTCATGGCAGACCTTTCAAAGATGCCTCACTTGCTAATGGCGGGTGCCACAGGTCAGGGTAAATCGGTAGGGATTAATGCGATCCTTACTTCCCTACTCTACAAGAAGCATCCAAGCGAACTGAAATTTGTCATGGTGGATCCTAAAAAAGTGGAACTTTCATTATATTCAAAAATTGAAAGACATTATTTAGCAAAACTACCGGATGCTGAAGAAGCGATCATTACAGATACCAATAAAGTTATCAATACCCTGAACTCTCTGTGTATTGAGATGGATACTAGATATGACCTTCTTAAAAATGCATTCTGCAAAAATTTGAAAGAATACAATAAAAAATTTGCTGAAAGAAAATTAAATCCAGAAAACGGACACCGTTACTTACCTTATATTGTATTGGTGGTAGACGAGTTCGCAGATTTGATCATGACTGCAGGAAAAGAAGTTGAGTTGCCAATCGCCAGACTTGCACAGCTTGCCAGAGCCGTAGGAATTCACCTTATAGTTGCCACACAAAGACCATCGGTAAACGTAATTACAGGGATGATCAAGGCTAACTTCCCTGCAAGAGCTGCCTTTAGAGTAATCTCGAGTGTGGATTCCAGAACGATCCTTGACTCTCCGGGAGCAGATCAGCTGATTGGTAAGGGGGATATGCTTTATTTCAACGGAAATGAGATCTTGAGACTTCAGTGTGCTTTCGTAGATACTCCTGAAGTGGAAAGGCTGGCAGAGTTTATCGGCGAGCAGAAAGGATATGCATCAGCATTCTTACTTCCTGAATATGTTTCTGAAGACTCCACCAGCACCGTAGGTGCTTTTGACCCGAACGAAAAGGATGCTTTATTTGAAGAAGCTGCAAGAATCATCGTTTCTACTCAGCAGGGATCCACATCCATGCTTCAGAGACAATTGAAACTGGGCTACAACAGAGCCGGAAGAATTATGGATCAGCTTGAAGCCAGCGGTATAGTAGGAGGTTTTAACGGAGCTAAAGCAAGAGAAGTGATTATCAGCGACCTTCATTCTTTGGAACAGTTTTTGGAAGATCTGCGTAACTAA
- a CDS encoding Crp/Fnr family transcriptional regulator, with protein sequence MSDLLFKNISQYMSLSEEDFKRFVKPFEYKKFKKKEIVLKEGDYCLFEGFVLSGCFRIYYLNEKGFEQTLYFAVEGWWMTDIDSLINNVPGILNIEALENIEVLMIAKSDKEHLYESMPQIEKLFRIMNQKSSVSLQRRILSLTGKTADQRYLEFLEKYPGLEQRITQQQVASYLGITHEFLSKIRKRIL encoded by the coding sequence ATGTCCGATTTACTTTTTAAGAATATCAGTCAATACATGAGCCTTTCAGAAGAAGATTTTAAAAGGTTTGTAAAGCCATTTGAATATAAAAAATTTAAAAAGAAAGAAATTGTTCTCAAAGAAGGAGATTACTGCCTTTTTGAAGGATTTGTTCTGAGTGGCTGTTTCAGAATCTATTATCTGAACGAAAAAGGATTTGAGCAGACTTTGTATTTTGCGGTGGAAGGATGGTGGATGACAGATATAGACAGCCTGATTAATAATGTTCCGGGCATCCTGAATATTGAAGCGCTGGAAAACATTGAAGTACTGATGATTGCTAAAAGCGATAAAGAACATTTGTATGAATCAATGCCTCAGATAGAAAAGCTTTTCAGAATAATGAACCAGAAATCTTCGGTATCACTGCAAAGAAGAATTCTTTCTCTAACCGGCAAAACGGCAGATCAACGCTATCTTGAATTCCTCGAAAAGTATCCCGGATTAGAGCAGAGGATTACCCAGCAGCAGGTGGCTTCCTATCTGGGAATCACACATGAATTTTTAAGCAAAATAAGAAAGCGGATTCTTTAA
- a CDS encoding Arc family DNA binding domain-containing protein, whose amino-acid sequence MKSEKAQNSSESKGKKSFVIRIDESTYKLLEKWANDEFRSVNGQIEYLLHQSLVESGRKKKE is encoded by the coding sequence ATGAAATCAGAAAAAGCTCAAAACTCTTCGGAAAGCAAAGGAAAAAAATCTTTTGTGATAAGAATAGACGAGTCTACTTATAAACTCCTTGAAAAGTGGGCCAATGATGAATTCAGAAGTGTGAACGGCCAGATAGAGTATCTGCTGCATCAGAGCCTGGTAGAGTCTGGAAGGAAAAAGAAAGAGTAA
- a CDS encoding LptF/LptG family permease, translating into MLKILDRYIIKTFFGPFFFIFSVLFFIFIVNIIWVQLGQFMGKGLSYWQILKLLFYLGVNVISMVLPLTILLASIMSFGEFGERYELAAMKAAGIPLTRVMTPLLGISTVLAIMLYFFSSNIIPDFQKKAKNMLFNIAQTKPALNFTPGQFIDQIPGYMVKFDKIHGDNGENIDGVFVHKKANAFENQQSIVAEKGKFVPAANKNFLKLVLYNGYVFEDAFAGKGDNVRVKQPDQAIKFDTLVSHFDISEIINKAIEKEQITDDYRFENYPQLNKTIAKTKKDNKQFFDNVGSEVLNQTNSVVTYMDKGNKHKAAPKTQIKLDTVKGDKKLEIIYNSYNRLDNLKSTLESKKNEYSSNVKYFSKVVIYQQRMVAYSVTCIIFFLIGASLGSIIRKGGMGLPVIIAIVIFIIFYVMNVGVENLSWSGKMNPYLAAWLPNLLLLPFGVWMTYKALTDSQLFDAEKYKALFKPITKRFTKSKEHQRYQ; encoded by the coding sequence ATGTTAAAAATACTAGACCGATATATCATAAAAACCTTCTTTGGACCGTTTTTCTTTATATTCAGCGTATTGTTTTTCATTTTTATTGTAAACATTATCTGGGTTCAGTTAGGACAGTTTATGGGTAAAGGATTAAGCTACTGGCAGATCCTGAAGCTTCTTTTTTATCTTGGGGTAAACGTTATCAGTATGGTGCTCCCCCTCACAATCCTGCTGGCAAGCATCATGTCATTCGGAGAATTTGGGGAACGCTATGAGCTCGCGGCAATGAAAGCGGCAGGAATTCCTCTGACCAGGGTAATGACTCCCCTGCTGGGAATTTCCACGGTGCTTGCTATCATGCTCTACTTTTTTTCAAGCAATATCATTCCTGATTTTCAGAAAAAAGCTAAAAACATGCTTTTCAATATTGCACAGACCAAGCCCGCGCTTAATTTTACCCCTGGCCAGTTTATAGATCAGATCCCTGGCTATATGGTGAAATTTGATAAGATACACGGGGATAACGGAGAAAATATTGATGGGGTTTTTGTGCATAAAAAAGCAAATGCTTTTGAAAACCAACAATCTATTGTAGCTGAAAAAGGAAAGTTTGTTCCCGCTGCTAATAAAAATTTCCTGAAACTTGTACTGTATAACGGATATGTATTTGAAGATGCTTTTGCCGGAAAAGGGGACAATGTAAGAGTGAAACAACCTGATCAGGCTATTAAATTTGACACTCTGGTCTCCCACTTTGATATCAGTGAGATTATCAATAAAGCAATCGAAAAAGAACAAATTACGGATGATTACCGTTTTGAGAATTATCCTCAGCTGAACAAAACCATAGCCAAAACCAAGAAAGACAACAAACAGTTTTTTGACAATGTAGGATCAGAAGTTCTTAATCAGACCAATTCTGTGGTGACCTATATGGACAAAGGGAACAAGCATAAAGCAGCCCCGAAAACCCAAATAAAACTGGATACCGTAAAAGGGGACAAAAAACTTGAAATCATTTACAATTCCTATAACAGGCTGGACAACCTGAAATCAACTCTGGAATCTAAAAAGAATGAGTACAGTTCCAATGTAAAGTACTTCAGTAAAGTGGTAATTTATCAGCAGAGAATGGTTGCTTATTCAGTGACCTGTATTATTTTCTTTTTGATTGGAGCGAGCTTAGGTTCTATTATCAGAAAAGGAGGAATGGGGCTTCCTGTCATCATCGCCATTGTTATTTTCATTATTTTTTATGTGATGAATGTAGGGGTAGAAAACCTTTCATGGAGCGGGAAAATGAATCCGTATCTTGCAGCGTGGCTGCCTAACCTGCTGCTGCTTCCGTTCGGAGTATGGATGACGTATAAAGCGCTTACAGATTCACAATTATTTGATGCGGAGAAATACAAAGCATTGTTCAAACCCATCACCAAAAGGTTTACAAAGAGTAAAGAACATCAGCGGTATCAATAA